GAATATGTCATCACAGCTAATCATTTTAATAAGGTATTAACAATCGAACAAGCTACCGCTGAATTGAACAAAGGAAGTGCGATTGTATTATTTAGAGATGGCTTCTTTTTTGCTAGTAACGCACAAAAATTTGCACATAGAAGTGTGCCTAAAGCTGAAAATGAACCAGTTATTAAGGGGCCAAAAGAAGCATTTGTAGAATCAGCATCTATTAATAAATCGCTAATAAGAAAAAGAATTAGAGATGAAAATTTAATTGCTGAAACGATGGAAGTCGGTAACCGATCTAAAAATGAAGTTACCTTAATGTATATAAAAGACATTGTAAATGAAGATATTCTTACACAAATAAGAGAAAAAATAAAAGCTATAAATGTCGACAATGTACAAAATATTAATTTGTTAGATCAATATTTAGAAGAGAGAAGATATTCACTTGTTCCAGTTAATCTTTATACTGAAAGACCAGATAGAGCCGTAGCGTATATAGAGGAAGGGCATGTTGTCCTTTTAATGGATCACACATCAGGATGTTTAATAGCACCGATGACCTTTTGGGCAATGATGCATACGTCGGAAGATCATTTCATGAGATTTTGGTATGGGAATTTTTCTAGATTTATTCGAATGATTGCCTTTTTTATTGCAATCTTTACTCCAGCAATTTATATTGCATTAACGAATTATCATAGTGAGATGATACCTCCAGATTTATTATTAGCTATTGCGGCAACTAGAGAGAAAGTTCCTTTTCCTGTTATTTTTGAAATAATCATTATGGAAATTGCCTTTGAATTATTGCGAGAAGCAGGATTGAGAATCCCCAACCCAATAGGTCCGACAATAGGTATAGTTGGAGCACTTATATTAGGACAGGCAGCGGTGGATGCAAATATTGTCAGTCCTATTATGGTTATCGTCATTGCAATAACTGGGTTATCTTCTTTTGCATTGTCAGATGTAAGTCTAAATTACATGATTAGAATGTCACGCTTTCTGTTTACATTTGCTGCGGCATCTTTCGGTATTTTAGGTATGGTAGCTGTGTTTTTATTTGCACTTTCATATATGGCATCGATGAAATCATATGGAGTACCATACTTTTCACCCGTTGCACCTCACTATAAATCGTCAAATGACACATTCTTTAGAAAAATATTAACAAAAGAAACGTGGAGGCCTGGCTTTTTAAAACCAAAAGATATGAAGAGGAAGGTGGCGAAGTGATTAAAGAAGAACTAGGGTTAATTGGGAGAAAAGAACTTGCGGCAATGGTTATAATTTCTATGGGTGCGAAAATAACAGATATGACACCTACAATCATTTATCAAGATACAAAAAATGCTGGCTGGATGGTGCCTCTTTTATCAGGAATTTTGTTTATGAGTTTATTTATTATCTTTATTAAAGTAATTGAAAAGTATCCTAACAAAGGTTTATATGAGCTAACATTAGAGGTTTTTGGCAAAAAAATAGGATATACACTTAATCTTGGTTTTTTTGCAATCATTTTTTGTGCATTAATAGTTGATAGTAGAAGTCACATTGACACGATAGGAACGATGTATTATCCAAGCACACCAATTATTATTATTTACTTTATTTTTATTGGTACAAGCTTTGTTGTAGCGAGAAAAGGCCTACAAGTGATCGGGGTTGTTTCTTGGCTTGTTTTACCTTATCTAATCGGAACTCTAGTCCTTTTGCTCTTTTTAGTATTTAAAGATTTGCAATTTCTGAGAATTTTCCCCATTTTAGGGCCAGGTATAGATGTCGTAGCTAAAGAGGCTGCGATTAAATTATCAATATTTTCAGATACGTTGTTTTTTGCTTTATTCATTCCGCTATTAAAAAGAGATGAAAAGTTTAAAACAGCATCCACAATTGGCTTAGTATATTCCATAATTCAGCTCACTATATTCTATGCAGTATATGTGGCACTGTTTGATGTAATTGGAATCCAAAGGTTAATGTATCCATTTCATGAAACAACACGCTTTTTATCAGTTGGAGAATACTTTACAAATACAGAAACCTTTTTTATGGCACTATGGCTTGTTGGAGTAATGGTGAAGTTTTCCTTTTACTTATTTATAGCTTGTTTTATGTTTGCGAAGTTATTTTCAATTAAACAAATTCGCCCATTACTATTACCATTTGCTACATTGATCATTTTTTTAGGGATTATTCCAGAAAACCCAGTTGAAGTTGGTTTTCTGTTAAGAGAAAACTTACTTCATATTGCTTCTCTTTATGTCGCTATGTATATTGTTTTGATATGGATAGTATCCCGAGTCAGGGGAGGATGAGATGGTGAAAAGGATAATTGTTATTTTCACTTTGTGTATTTTGTGTGCCGGATGTTGGGAAAAAAAAGAATTGGAAGAGCAAGCTTACGTAGTCGTCATTGGTCTCGACAAAGCAGATGAAAAAGGAAAAATTATTGTCACATTTCAAATTTCAAACCCACAAGTGGGCTCTGTTCAAAAGGGGGATGCTGGCAATGAATCTGCATCTGAAATTGTTACGTTTAAAGCGACAGACTTATTAACCGCTAGAGAAATTGCCAATGCTTTTATCACGCGCGATATTAGTTTTAACCATATGAGAAACCTAGTTGTATCAGAAGAATTAGCAAAGTCTGATATGTTACTTAGAACAATTTATTCTACATTAAGAGAGAGACAATTAAAACGAGATATTCGTCTTATCGTATGTAAGGAAGAAGCGAAAGAATTCATTAGGAATAATTCTCCTACTTTTGAGACACGGCCACATAAATACTATCAGTTTATGATCAGACAAGTAACAGATATGGGCTTTAGTCCAACATCAACACTCCATGAATACTTCTTAACTGCAGAAGGAGATGCCGATTTATTTTTATCCATTCTAGCCACAACAAAAGAGGAATCAGGAAGTGGAGATAATGAAGACGAATACAAAGCAGGTCAAATAGACAAAGAAGGTGGAAATAAAACTCAAATAATGGGTTCTGCTGTGTTTAAAGAAGGGAAGATGATTGGCACAATTACAGCAGAAGAAACGAGGTTAAGCTATGCGCTAAATAACACAGCTAATATTTTGAAAATGTTAGTTACGTATGAAGACCCTATTAAGAAAGACTACCGTGTTGCTGCTCGACTAATGAAAACTGGAGAAACAAAAGTGAAAATGAATTTAGAAACAAAGACACCAATAATAGATGTAGAAGTGCCGTTTTCATTAGAGTTATTAGCCATTCCTAGTTTAGTTGATTATGTACAAAATAAGGAAAATCAGACCTTATTAAAAAATTCTATTGAAGCAAGTTTAGAGAAGAAAACCATGAAATTTATTAAGCAATTCCAAGAAGAGTATAAAGGACAGCCTTTTGCCTGGTCACTTATAGCACGCAAGCATTTTTTAACGTTAAGTGAGTATAAAGAGTACAATTGGATGAAAACATTTCCTAAAGCGAAAGTAAATGTGAAGTTTAATGTTGATATTACAGAGTTTGGAGAAGAATTAAGAACGCCAAACATACCTAAAATAAAGGATTGATAATATGAACTGGTTTATCTATATCATTGCAAGCTTTGTAGGGATCTACACGTTAACATTTGCGAGATTGTTATGGAAAGAGGAAAAAAACAAAGCTGCAGCGCTTGCCTTATTATTAATAGGGCTTGTAAACATTGCACTGCCGTATTTTATAGAAATTCGATAGGAAGGGTAAGAGGCGCCCTTTCCTATCATATACGGTGGCTTTCATATTTTAATTGCTTAGCTAGCCTTTTTATTTCATGGAGTTGAAGTGGTTCTAGTGTAGGTTCCGATAAAGCGTCTCTATTTTTTTGGAACTGCTCCAAAGAACTTGCCCCAGGTATTGCTGTAGCAACTGCAGGGTGTGCTAAAACATATTTTAACGCAATAGCTTGCATAGACAAATCGATCCTACTATTTTCTAATTGCTGGATCTGAGTATGTAATTGCTCTTGATCATATGATAAAAATGTTTTATTCTCAAACTTACGTGCGATTATTTTTTCCCAGTCTTCTGTCAATAGTCCCTTCGCTAAAGGTCCGCGTGCGATTACACTCACATTATTTCCCGCTAAATAGTCAAGCAATTCTTCTGGGCGGCGATCAAGTATACTGTATTGCATCATGACGCTAACGATATTTGAACGCTCTACATATTCTTTAATTACATTAGGCCTTATTGAGGAAATTCCATATTCCTTAATTAGGCCTTCCTTTTTTAATTCTTCAAAAGCGTTAATAATTTCATCAATAGGATCTTCAAGCGTACCACCATGAAGCTGATAAAGGTCAATGTAATCGGTTTGTAATCTTTTTAAACTTTGTTTAACGGCTTCTTTTATATGAGATGGAGAAGGGTCCCATTGCCACCCGGTCTGTCCCTGTTCCCAACGATTTCCGACTTTCGTAGCTAAAATAATGTTATCGCGATTATGATTTTTAAGTGTCTTACCCACAAATTCCTCATTTAACCCATAATCATATAAATCTGCTGTATCAATAAAATTTACTCCGCTCTCAATTGCCTCATCAATAATCCGTTTCGCATTCTCGAAGTTAGTTCCTAACGACATACAACCTAAGCCAATTTCACTAACATGTATAGAGGAGTTTCCTAATCTGTTTTTCTTCATCATTAAACCCCTTTCCTTTTTTTATTATCGTAACAGAATTGAAGTTTATAGGAAAAGAATTACGGTTAGGTACATACGTTTTACTATGAGGAAAAAATTAGGTTATTCTATAAAAGGGGGAAAATAGATGGATGTTCTAACAGCAATAAAAACAAGAAGAAGCATTCCTTTAGTAAAAGAGGATGCTGTACCAAAAGAGCTAATTGAAACAATTTTAGAAGCTGGTACATGGGCTCCTTGCCACTACCGGACCGAACCGTGGCAGTTTTTTGTGTTAACTGGCATTGGAAGAAAAAAACTAGGGGAAGCATTAGCTGATATAGCAACCGAGGGTGTTACGGATCAAGTAGAAGCAGAAAATAAGAGATTAAAAGCGGAGCAGAAACCTTTCCGAGCGCCAGTAATCATTGCAGTAGCGGCTAAACCAACAATCAATGAAAAAGTAATAGTGAAAGAAGAATTTGCAGCTGTCAGTAGTGCTGTTCAAAATATGCTGTTAGCTGCACATGCACTAGGGCTTGGAGCAATTTGGCGAACTGGAAAACCAGCATACCACGATCGAATGAAACAGCTGTTTTCTTTACAAGGACAAGAGGAAATCGTAGGATTTATATATATTGGATATCCAAATGTAAAAAAAGAATTAAAAGTTAAAAGAATTCGATATGACCAAAAAACAGTATGGATGGAGGAATAAAGTCTCTATTCATAAGCATTTAAGGAGCAAATAAATGAGAGACTTAACAGAAAAAACAATTTCTGAACAAACTATCTATGAAGGAAAAGTTATCGACTTAAAAGTAAAAGAAGTAAGATTGCCGGATGGTAAAATTGGGAAGAGGGAAGTGTTAAATCACCCTGGTGCAGTCGCAATTGTAGCATGTACAAAAGAAAATAAGCTCGTTGTTGTCAGGCAGTTTCGCAAAGCTTTAGAACGGACAATCGTTGAAATACCAGCTGGCAAACTCGAAAAAGGGGAAGAACCTCTAGATTCAGCGAAAAGAGAACTAGAAGAAGAGACAGGGTATACTTGTGAAAAGATAACTAAAATTAGTGCTTTTTATACTACACCTGGTTTTTCAAATCAAATTGTTCATGTTTATTTTACAAATGAATTAAGTAAAGGGACGCAACAGACCGACAGTGACGAATTTGTCGATGTAATGGAAATTACGATCGATGAAGCATTACGGATGATCGAAACTGGAGAAATAATTGATGCAAAAACAATTTATGCTGTACAATATTTGCAATTAAACAAAGGATAGGAAGTTTTTCATGAACCATTATTTTGTAGATTTACATATCCACATTGGGCGGACTGCTTCAGGACGCCCAGTAAAAATTACTGGAGCGAAAACATTAACGCTTTCCGCAATTTTAGAACAATCTTCTTTGCATAAAGGGATGGATGTTATTGGCGTTATTGATTGTCATGTCCCAGAAGTAATTTTCGAAATCGAGGAACTGCTCAATAAAGGTCGTATGGAAGAATTAACAGGTGGAGGATTAAGATATAATAATACGACATTAATCTTAGGGTCCGAAATAGAAATCTATGATGAAAACTGCAAAGGTCCAATTCACCTTCTCGTCTATGTTCCAACGCTTGATGGAATGAAACAGTTAAGTAGTTGGATGGCAAGCCATATGAAGAACGTCACTTTGAGTTCACAAAGGCTGTACGTTTCTGCTAAAAAACTACAGCAAGTTGTGAAAGAACTTGGAGGCTTATTTATTCCTGCACATGTTTTCACACCGCATAAAAGTTTATATGGAAAAGGCGTAAAACAATCATTAGAAGAGGTCCTAAATCCAGATTTAATAGATGCGATTGAATTGGGCTTAAGTTCAAATACAGAAATGGCAGATCACATTAAAGAGTTACATAACTATACATATGTTTCGAATTCAGACGCGCATTCACTACCGAAAATAGGAAGAGAATATCAAGTAGTAGCGATGGAAAGTCCAACGTTTAATGAGCTAAGGCTCGCTTTGCAGGAACGTGATGGGCGAAAAATTGTTGCTAACTACGGCTTAAATCCACTATTAGGAAAATACCATCGAACAAGCTGTGAAAAGTGTAATACCATTATCGAGGAAAACGAGTTGTCTTGTATAAATTGTGGCTCAAAGCAAATAACAAAAGGTGTTTTTGATCGTTTACAAGAATTGAGAAATGTTGATAATGATACAAATGCTAAGCGGCCACCATACATACACCAAGTACCATTAGATTTCATTCCTAAACTTGGTCCAAAAACATTACAGAAACTTAGGGATTATTTTGGTACAGAAATGAAAATCATTCATGAAGTACCGCAAGAAGCGCTTGAACAAGTAGTATCGAAAGAAATAGCAACTGCCATTACTAAAGCTCGTTTCGGCCAACTTTCTTTAAAGTCTGGTGGAGCGGGTGTATATGGGAAAGTAGAGCTTTAATGATGAAATAGAACTTCCGAATATTACCACGAAGAGTGTGCCGCTTCCTGTGCTATACTACTAGTACAACACGAAGCATTTCAATTTCGGCTTTTTCTATCATTAAAAAACCCTACTCAGTTGAGAGGGTTTTTTATCTGTATATTTTGAGAGGATGAATATTGTGAAGCAACGTACAAAAAATATTTTACTTTTAATTGTATTATTAACACTTGGTTATGCTGGTGGAATTATATATGTTTTAAATTATCTGAAATAGAACTGATACCTATAAAAGTAACAGGTTTACTTCAGAGGTATAATTAATTAAATAAATAGCCAAAACACACGGTATTTCACATATGAAATCACCGTGTGTTTTTTGTTGTTAAATCAATGTCTTTAGTGATTTTATTGCCTTTTTCATAAAAAAACGCACACAAAATCACATATATTGAAATAATTATTTTTATGGTATGTGAATTTGTATTTGACCTATACTGTGAACACATGAAGGGAAAAGACAATAGCAACCTATTTCAAAAGGAAGATTTTTTTAAAAAGGTTATGTGGAATTTTATGTTAAAATGTATATAAGATTTCGAATATTAAGTACTTGAACTAACGGGTCGGATAGTTGAACAAGCGTTTCTAGGATAACTCCAAGTATTTATTAAAAAAGCGTATTTTATAGAGATTAAACATTGTTGTTTTTCACAAGATATATATTTTTTTTGCGAAATAGGAGGGGTTAGATGTTCAGCAACGATTCCAAAGAGGAACTTACTGACAAGACATACAAAATAATAGATATATTTTTTTCCGAAAATGAGAAAACCTTAGTGATTAACGCATTAATAAATCAATGTAGAAATAATCTGCCTTTAGTGACACCTGGACACCAAAGAAACTTGAACGTGTCAGGTTTGCAGCTATTAAATATTCAAATGGTAAGTTTGATAAACTAAGGACTGCTATTGAACTGGTAAACAAAGATTGGAGAGATTTATTAGTAGCCGAAGGTTTTGCAAATGACGAAAATAGTCACATCTATTGGGCAAACAAACTTTTAAAGCGACGATTTTAAAGAAAACTCAAAAATATTTTGTTTAACAAACGGGATGCTTTACCGCAAAAGGTTTTAGGACGGAGGTGTTATATGAGTAATGGCTCGTATCTCGTATAATGATGAAATAGAGTTGACAGTTGCTTCTGATATTTACAGATATGGATTATTAATTGGCTATATTAATAAGGAAACTGTAATTAGATGGTCTGATAAACTAATCAATGAAATGCCTGAACCTCCTTATGAATTAATTGAAATTTCACTTGCTACTAAATCCAAAAGTGAGGATATTGTTAGTTTATTAAAAAACATTAAAGGCACGAGAAATGAAGGATTGGCAATTAAATACATATTTGGTTTATTGAATAAGGGATTAACAGAAAATAAGAATTATGATGTCATTGCTGATTACCTTTGGAAGTTGTCTAACGTAGCACCTATTGAAGAAATATTAGGTTGGGAACTGTACGCAAAAATGAATGTAATCGCTGATGAACTCCAATACGGAGATAGTGAGAAAGTTCAACAAGAGCTAATTATGCTCTTAAAACCCTATTGTTCTTATATTTTTGATTATAAAACTCAATGAAATATCAAAAGGCTTATTCAATTAAAGGGTGCTTTCCTGTAAGAAGAAAAAGCACCTTTATTCATAGAATTGATTATAAAGCGTTATTGAACTAACGAAGCAGTTTAGTTAAAAAATAACTAAATTTAATTTGTAATGGTAAAGGAGAGTTTCTCAATGAAAAAGATTATACCATCTATTATTTCATTATCCCTTATATTACTTATAGTTAGTGGTTGCTCAGGTGATGGTCAAAATGTTGATGGTCAAAAACAAATACAATTTTCATTATCTCAAAAAGGTTCAAATGATAATTGGGAAGTAACAGATAAAGTTTCAGGTCTTTATTACAATCTTTAGAAGACTGTTCATTCAACGCACGAAATAAAAATTGTTTCTAAAAAGGATGTAGATTTCAAAAATTTATCTATCTCTTTGAAGATAGGTAATGAAGTAGTTGGATTCTTTGAAGAAGAAACAGCCGAAGCGGAAAAATACGAATTTAATGCTAAATTAATTCAAAAGGGTAGCTATGAAGTAACACAAGGAACTTTTATTCATCTAAATGAAAGTGATACTTTTTGGGGTGATGATGTAACAATTATTATTAGATATGGCGACAAAAAGGAAGAAATTAAATTGGAGTGATTTCGATTTACACATTGGTGCTTTTTAGAGAGAAAAAAAGCATTCTCATTGTATGAATTAAAATTAAATCATTATTACACTAACATGCAGATTAAGATTAGTTGAAAAAAGAGTTAAATTTAGATGCTTATACGAAGGAAGTGAACGGTAAAGGTGTTTTACCATTCAAAAAAGAAAAAATTACGTGGTTGGAAAAGACATAAGAGGAAAATTGAGAAATGGAAACAAAATGCAATTAACTTAGATATTGATTATGTAAGGGAGCACCATAGGGAGTACATAAAGCTGTGGGTTTTTCCATTTTATAATGGTCTTGGACATAGGACACCTCCTCTATGGTATAACAGGCTATTACTTGACGCAATGATTGATGTGTACTTGACGTGGTATGAAAAGATGAAAAAGGAAAACGAAGATTTTTATTTAAAGATTTGGCTGTATGACCCTCATTTTATAAATTCCCAAATTGTTGTGGCTTATAAGGATTGTCTTAACTTCTATGATAAAACGTTTGATAAGAGGAAGGAACATAAGGGCTTCCCATATGAAAAATTCCATTTTTTAAAGAAAAAGTTGGATAAATTTGAATGGGAATTACACATTGATACAGATTATTATGATGAAAACGACTTAAATGAATGGATAATGGATGGTTTTAAAACGGAAAAAGAAGTCCAATCAATAAAATACAAAGCATATAAAACCTATGATATTAAAAGTGAAGATGGAACATACATACAATACAGTATTGATAAGGGTGATGTATGGATAGGGACATTAAAAAATGAAAGTAACACAACATTCTTCAACTAACGGGTGCGATGTATCAACAAGGCATCGCATTTCTTCTTCAGATAACGAAGCAGTTTAGTTGAAGAAACAGATAATATTTAATGAATGAAGAATATGTACCATAGCCTTACTTTCAATGGGAAGTAGGATTATTTAATTATGAATAAATTTGGTGAATTTCTAGAGGTGATTATGTGGATATAAAACAAGTTTTTTCTTATTATCCCCATCTAAAGATGCATAGTGAGACTACTAAATTCAGATTCTGCCCTAGTTGTGCGTCGGAATATAACTTAGAAGATTTATTACATTGTAAGTATTGTGGATATATCGTCTATCGTAATCCATCTCCTGGGGTAGTCGTATTTATTGAAAAAGATAATAAGGTGTTACTCGGAAAACGAAAAGGGAAATACGGGTATAACAAATGGGGCTTTCCTGGAGGTTTTATTGAATTTAATGAAGACTTCCTAACTGCTGCACATCGTGAGGTAAAAGAAGAAACCAATCTTAATATAGAAATCAGTTCTATACTTAATGTATTTACAAATTTCATATCACCTAGCTTACATACAATTGTTATCGTGCTATTAGCTGAACTAACATCAGGAAACATGAAACCAAATGATGATTTAAAGGACTTAAAATGGTACTGTCTTGATTCGGAGATGCCAGATATGGCTTTTGAATCTGAAAAATACATAATAGACAATATAGATAACTTAAAGAAAAGCACCATTGCAATAGATAATAGCAATAACAAATTTTAATAGAGCATTATTGAACAAACGGGTGCGATTGTGGAACAAGGCAGTCGCTTTTTCTTCTTCAGCTAACGAATGCAGTTTAGTTCACAATGAGTTCTAATAATCGAAGTAATTTAGGGAATAAATATCCATAATACTAATTTGAGAAGAAGGAGTTTATGGATGAAGAAAATCTTGATACTAACCGTAATTGTAATTGTATTATTAAACATACCAAAGCATATCTCTAATGCTGTAAAGAACGATAAAGACTTAACCACCGTAGTCAATGAATCTTTACCATCAAACTCTACACTTATAAGGCCTGAACAGCCTCTTTCAACCAAGCCATTTCAACTATATGATTTGAATAATGATGGAATTGATGAAGTTATAGTCAACTATAAACTAAAAACGAAGGAACAACCCTCTCAATTCGGAGCGATTGTATTAAAAAAAGAAAATGATGAATGGGAGAATATTTGGGAAACAAAATCTCAAGGAGTAGTATTAGATTATTCGGGCTTGGCTGATATTACACGTGATGGAACTAAAGAATACGTATTTGGTGTAACAATAGGTGCTTCAGCAGGAAGCCATCTATATATTTATAAGTGGGTTAATAATTCTTTAAAAAAGGTTGCAGATGTTAATTATCACAAAATGGAGATTATAAGCAACAATAATATTGGTATTGCAGTTTGGCAAAGATTTATAGCTGATACTTATTTTGTAAATGTACTTAGTTGGGATGGCAATAAATTGGTTCATGATGAAGAACTTTACTATGATTATTATCCTATTATTGAAAAGTATCTCTATGAGAAATTATCAGAAATGGATGCTTGGTTTTATTGGTATACACTTGCCGATGCACAAATTAAAGCAAATTTATTTGAGAAAGCAGAAAAATCTATACAAAATGGTATAGCAATAGTTAGGGAACTTGGGTTTTCTGAAGAAGTTGAGAAATTCAATAAACTAAAGGTTATATTGGAAACCAAGAAAAGATCTAATTAAGCTAACGGTTGCACTACTTTTAGAAGGAGTAGTGCTTTTTTTATTGAATTAATAGTGAAAGAGATCTTGAACTAACGATTGCAGGATAGTGAAAAATAATATGGCAAATAGAGAAGGTGATCAAAATAGGCTACTTTATATTAACTATAATAGTCTTATCAATTGTACTTATTATCACCTATATAAGAGCAAAAACAAGCAGTAATGAAATGAATTTTCCTTCGACTAAAGTTAATAATTCAATAGAGTATAAGCAGAGACTTGCTCATGAAATTAAAATTGAAAAACTTCAAAGTGAATTATCACAATCAAATATAAGTGACTACTTAATTAGAACATATGATAGTAATGAAAATAAATGGGAAGGTAACGAATTAATAATTTTAGGTAGCATATATCATACTTGGTACTATGAAATAAAACTAACCTTTATAAATGTTAGTTACATAAGTTGTCCGACATTTTTTCTTCCAACAATATTCGCCTCGCGACTAATTCAGAAATAGGACAGCTAAAGATGGGATTAGAACAAGAGGAAATAGTTATAGTTTTTGAAGATAGGTCAAAGGAATTCTACTTTGTTGTTTGTGAGGACTTTAAATATGAAATGGGATTAAAATATTATGATGAAAAAGATAATCCCAAAGGATAAATAATTAATTTTCTTTCTACAACTAAAGAAGGCAGTATAGCTGAAGAAAATTTATGGTTTAGATTGACTAAATAGAATAGTGGGGGAAGTATGCTAAACATTTATCTTACACGACATGGAGAAACCCAATGGAATAAAGAAAAAAGGTTACAAGGGTCAAAGGATTCGAAGCTTACTGATATGGGAATTAGTAATGCAATTGCGTTGGGGGAACGTTTAAGTAATATTGAATTTAATGCAATATACTCAAGTCCTATTGAGAGAGCTTACCAGACTGCAAGGTATATTAAATCAGATAAAAAAATTCCTATTTATACTCTTGATAATTTAAAAGAAATAAATTTTGGTGATTGGGAAGGTAAAACTCAAGAAGAAATAGAAAATATCGAGATTTATAAAAATGAATATAAAAACTTTTGGGAAAAACCTCATATATATGACCACACCCCTCATAAAGGAGAAGGTTTAGCAGTATTTAAACAAAGAGTAGAAAATGTTTTAAGAAAAATTAGTTCGGACAACAATAATGGAAATATATTAATTGTTACACATGGGGCGGTTATTAAAGCTATTTTGTCGTTTACCATGAATATATCAACTGAAAAAATGTGGGATCCACCATTTATTCATGGTGCTAGTCTTACAAATTTTATTTGGGACGGGGAACATTTTAATTTCAAGATGATAGGTGATACATCTCATTTCTTGGACGAGCTTAAATAGAATTTTAATGAAAGACTTGATAAAAATTTGCTCCTCTACTAACGAAGGCAGGATAATCGAAGAAGGGATATTTGTAATGGAGGCTGTAATGGGGACATTAAATTGGATTCAAAAGTGGTATGTTAAACAATGCAACGGTGATTGGGAACATTCAAACGGAGTACGAATTGATACAATAGATAATCCTGGTTGGAAGGTTCAAATTAGTGTGGAGGACACTGATATAAAC
This genomic interval from Lottiidibacillus patelloidae contains the following:
- a CDS encoding GerAB/ArcD/ProY family transporter, whose translation is MIKEELGLIGRKELAAMVIISMGAKITDMTPTIIYQDTKNAGWMVPLLSGILFMSLFIIFIKVIEKYPNKGLYELTLEVFGKKIGYTLNLGFFAIIFCALIVDSRSHIDTIGTMYYPSTPIIIIYFIFIGTSFVVARKGLQVIGVVSWLVLPYLIGTLVLLLFLVFKDLQFLRIFPILGPGIDVVAKEAAIKLSIFSDTLFFALFIPLLKRDEKFKTASTIGLVYSIIQLTIFYAVYVALFDVIGIQRLMYPFHETTRFLSVGEYFTNTETFFMALWLVGVMVKFSFYLFIACFMFAKLFSIKQIRPLLLPFATLIIFLGIIPENPVEVGFLLRENLLHIASLYVAMYIVLIWIVSRVRGG
- a CDS encoding Ger(x)C family spore germination protein — encoded protein: MVKRIIVIFTLCILCAGCWEKKELEEQAYVVVIGLDKADEKGKIIVTFQISNPQVGSVQKGDAGNESASEIVTFKATDLLTAREIANAFITRDISFNHMRNLVVSEELAKSDMLLRTIYSTLRERQLKRDIRLIVCKEEAKEFIRNNSPTFETRPHKYYQFMIRQVTDMGFSPTSTLHEYFLTAEGDADLFLSILATTKEESGSGDNEDEYKAGQIDKEGGNKTQIMGSAVFKEGKMIGTITAEETRLSYALNNTANILKMLVTYEDPIKKDYRVAARLMKTGETKVKMNLETKTPIIDVEVPFSLELLAIPSLVDYVQNKENQTLLKNSIEASLEKKTMKFIKQFQEEYKGQPFAWSLIARKHFLTLSEYKEYNWMKTFPKAKVNVKFNVDITEFGEELRTPNIPKIKD
- a CDS encoding aldo/keto reductase, yielding MKKNRLGNSSIHVSEIGLGCMSLGTNFENAKRIIDEAIESGVNFIDTADLYDYGLNEEFVGKTLKNHNRDNIILATKVGNRWEQGQTGWQWDPSPSHIKEAVKQSLKRLQTDYIDLYQLHGGTLEDPIDEIINAFEELKKEGLIKEYGISSIRPNVIKEYVERSNIVSVMMQYSILDRRPEELLDYLAGNNVSVIARGPLAKGLLTEDWEKIIARKFENKTFLSYDQEQLHTQIQQLENSRIDLSMQAIALKYVLAHPAVATAIPGASSLEQFQKNRDALSEPTLEPLQLHEIKRLAKQLKYESHRI
- a CDS encoding nitroreductase family protein, translating into MDVLTAIKTRRSIPLVKEDAVPKELIETILEAGTWAPCHYRTEPWQFFVLTGIGRKKLGEALADIATEGVTDQVEAENKRLKAEQKPFRAPVIIAVAAKPTINEKVIVKEEFAAVSSAVQNMLLAAHALGLGAIWRTGKPAYHDRMKQLFSLQGQEEIVGFIYIGYPNVKKELKVKRIRYDQKTVWMEE
- a CDS encoding spore germination protein, whose amino-acid sequence is MEQLFGFEEIDKQLKEKFHYPINSDFSYRNIKSNDGQIVCTIYFISSIVDMNQLEDNLIEPLKQADSSAMKEYVITANHFNKVLTIEQATAELNKGSAIVLFRDGFFFASNAQKFAHRSVPKAENEPVIKGPKEAFVESASINKSLIRKRIRDENLIAETMEVGNRSKNEVTLMYIKDIVNEDILTQIREKIKAINVDNVQNINLLDQYLEERRYSLVPVNLYTERPDRAVAYIEEGHVVLLMDHTSGCLIAPMTFWAMMHTSEDHFMRFWYGNFSRFIRMIAFFIAIFTPAIYIALTNYHSEMIPPDLLLAIAATREKVPFPVIFEIIIMEIAFELLREAGLRIPNPIGPTIGIVGALILGQAAVDANIVSPIMVIVIAITGLSSFALSDVSLNYMIRMSRFLFTFAAASFGILGMVAVFLFALSYMASMKSYGVPYFSPVAPHYKSSNDTFFRKILTKETWRPGFLKPKDMKRKVAK
- a CDS encoding NUDIX domain-containing protein yields the protein MRDLTEKTISEQTIYEGKVIDLKVKEVRLPDGKIGKREVLNHPGAVAIVACTKENKLVVVRQFRKALERTIVEIPAGKLEKGEEPLDSAKRELEEETGYTCEKITKISAFYTTPGFSNQIVHVYFTNELSKGTQQTDSDEFVDVMEITIDEALRMIETGEIIDAKTIYAVQYLQLNKG